A genome region from Thermococcus onnurineus NA1 includes the following:
- a CDS encoding cation diffusion facilitator family transporter — MGHKHSHRAMKSRMVFSIILNFVITIAEVIGGILSGSLALLSDSLHNFSDTMSLLASYIAIRIGEREKNEKYTFGYKRAEILVAFVNSAVLVGVALFLLVEAYKRFRNPNPIDTGLMLVVAVIGLLANLLSVLLLHEHAHESINVRSAYLHLVSDTLSSVAVVAGGLAIRYYDLVWIDPLVTVFISLYILREGYDILKESVDVLMEASPELDFDAIKAELESIPGVKNAHHFHAWRIGENETHFECHVDVNDMSLSEAQRIIDDVEKILEKYGVTHVTVQLEVNRCDDDDVVCKS; from the coding sequence ATGGGACACAAACACTCCCACAGGGCCATGAAATCCCGTATGGTCTTCTCTATAATCCTGAACTTTGTCATTACGATAGCCGAGGTCATAGGTGGAATTCTTTCCGGAAGTTTAGCTCTCCTGAGCGACTCGCTCCACAACTTCAGCGACACTATGAGCCTTCTGGCGAGCTACATAGCGATAAGAATCGGTGAGCGTGAAAAGAACGAAAAGTACACTTTCGGCTATAAGAGGGCCGAGATACTCGTCGCCTTTGTCAACTCTGCCGTCCTCGTCGGCGTTGCCCTCTTCCTGCTCGTGGAGGCCTATAAGCGCTTCAGGAATCCCAATCCAATAGACACAGGGCTCATGCTTGTGGTGGCGGTTATTGGACTTCTGGCTAACCTTCTCTCCGTTCTCCTCCTCCACGAGCACGCCCACGAGAGCATCAACGTTCGCTCCGCTTACCTTCATCTTGTGAGCGACACGCTGTCTTCGGTGGCTGTGGTGGCCGGCGGTCTGGCCATAAGATACTACGACCTCGTCTGGATAGACCCACTTGTCACTGTGTTCATTTCCCTCTACATCCTCCGCGAGGGCTACGATATACTGAAAGAAAGCGTTGATGTTCTCATGGAGGCATCGCCCGAGCTCGACTTCGATGCAATAAAGGCAGAACTCGAGTCAATTCCCGGCGTTAAAAATGCTCACCACTTCCACGCATGGCGCATTGGAGAAAATGAAACCCACTTTGAGTGCCACGTTGATGTGAACGACATGTCCCTAAGCGAGGCTCAGCGTATCATTGACGATGTCGAAAAGATTCTGGAGAAGTATGGAGTAACCCACGTCACAGTGCAACTCGAGGTGAACCGCTGTGATGACGACGATGTGGTATGCAAGAGTTAA
- the hypA gene encoding hydrogenase nickel incorporation protein HypA: MHEWALADGIVRTALDYAQREGAKKLLAIQVVLGELQDVNAEIVEFAMKELLKGTIGEGAEIEFIEEEAVFKCRDCGHEWKLKEVKGSFDERIKEDIHFIPEVVHAFLACPKCGSRDFEVVQGRGVYISGIKIEKEGEA, translated from the coding sequence ATGCACGAATGGGCTCTGGCTGATGGAATAGTTAGAACCGCCCTCGACTACGCTCAAAGAGAAGGTGCAAAAAAGCTTCTGGCAATTCAAGTAGTCCTCGGAGAGCTCCAGGACGTTAACGCCGAGATAGTCGAGTTTGCCATGAAGGAGCTTCTCAAGGGCACCATCGGGGAGGGTGCGGAGATAGAGTTCATCGAGGAGGAGGCAGTTTTCAAGTGTCGCGACTGCGGTCACGAGTGGAAGCTCAAGGAAGTGAAGGGAAGCTTCGATGAGCGCATCAAGGAGGACATCCACTTCATCCCCGAGGTAGTTCACGCCTTCTTGGCATGTCCAAAGTGTGGCAGCAGGGACTTCGAAGTCGTACAGGGTAGGGGAGTCTACATAAGCGGGATAAAAATCGAGAAGGAGGGGGAGGCATGA